A window of Bos taurus isolate L1 Dominette 01449 registration number 42190680 breed Hereford chromosome 19, ARS-UCD2.0, whole genome shotgun sequence contains these coding sequences:
- the EIF4A3 gene encoding eukaryotic initiation factor 4A-III: MAATATMATSGSARKRLLKEEDMTKVEFETSEEVDVTPTFDTMGLREDLLRGIYAYGFEKPSAIQQRAIKQIIKGRDVIAQSQSGTGKTATFSISVLQCLDIQVRETQALILAPTRELAVQIQKGLLALGDYMNVQCHACIGGTNVGEDIRKLDYGQHVVAGTPGRVFDMIRRRSLRTRAIKMLVLDEADEMLNKGFKEQIYDVYRYLPPATQVVLISATLPHEILEMTNKFMTDPIRILVKRDELTLEGIKQFFVAVEREEWKFDTLCDLYDTLTITQAVIFCNTKRKVDWLTEKMREANFTVSSMHGDMPQKERESIMKEFRSGASRVLISTDVWARGLDVPQVSLIINYDLPNNRELYIHRIGRSGRYGRKGVAINFVKNDDIRILRDIEQYYSTQIDEMPMNVADLI; encoded by the exons ATGGCGGCTACGGCCACGATGGCGACCTCGGGTTCGGCGCGGAAGCGGCTACTCAAAGAGGAAGACATGACCAAAGTGGAATTCGAGACTAGCGAGGAGGTGGACGTGACCCCCACATTCGACACCATGGGCCTGCGGGAGGACTTGCTGCGCGGCATCTATGCCTACG GTTTTGAAAAACCATCAGCAATCCAGCAGCGAGCTATTAAGCAGATAATTAAAGGAAGAGATGTCATTGCGCA ATCTCAGTCTGGTACAGGCAAAACAGCCACCTTCAGTATTTCTGTCCTCCAGTGTCTGGATATTCAG gTTCGTGAAACCCAAGCTTTGATCTTGGCTCCAACAAGAGAGTTAGCTGTACAGATCCAGAAG GGCCTGCTTGCTTTGGGTGACTACATGAACGTCCAGTGCCATGCCTGCATCGGGGGCACCAATGTGGGGGAGGACATCAGGAAATTGGACTACGGACAGCACGTTGTCGCCGGCACACCTGGGCGTGTCTTTG ATATGATTCGTCGCAGGAGTTTGAGGACACGTGCTATCAAGATGTTGGTTTTGGATGAGGCTGATGAAATGTTGAATAAAG GTTTCAAAGAACAGATCTACGATGTGTACAGGTACTTGCCCCCAGCCACACAGGTGGTGCTCATCAGTGCCACACTGCCCCACGAGATCCTCGAGATGACCAACAAGTTCATGACCGACCCCATCCGCATCTTGGTAAAACG TGATGAACTGACTCTCGAAGGCATCAAGCAGTTTTTTGTGGCTGTGGAACGGGAAGAGTGGAAGTTTGACACCCTGTGTGACCTCTATGACACGCTGACCATCACACAGGCTGTCATCTTCTGTAACACCAAGAGGAAG GTTGACTGGCTGACGGAGAAGATGAGGGAAGCTAACTTTACCGTGTCGTCCATGCACGGGGACATGCCCCAGAAGGAGCGAGAGTCCATCATGAAGGAGTTCCGGTCAGGTGCCAG CCGAGTGCTCATCTCTACCGACGTCTGGGCCCGGGGGCTGGATGTGCCCCAGGTGTCCCTCATCATTAACTATGACCTGCCCAACAACAGAGAGCTGTACATACACAG AATTGGGCGATCAGGTCGATATGGCCGAAAGGGTGTGGCTATTAATTTTGTAAAGAATGATGATATCCGCATCCTCAGAGACATCGAGCAGTACTACTCCACTCAGATTGATGAGATGCCCATGAACG ttgctgatctgatctga